One segment of Burkholderia multivorans ATCC BAA-247 DNA contains the following:
- a CDS encoding DUF192 domain-containing protein: protein MRFSLRSSLGRLARAAVFPAALAVLALGMQSAGAQIPPGAKQPSEFPRVKLRAGMYVIDAAVAANDADREQGLMYRSQLAPNEGMLFVFNENAVHCFWMKNTLIPLSIAFIRADGTITDIDEMQAETTDNHCPRNNGVYALEMSKGWFATKGIKPGMKLEGLPKPQ, encoded by the coding sequence GTGCGATTCTCCCTGCGCTCGTCGCTCGGCCGCCTTGCGCGCGCCGCCGTGTTTCCCGCCGCACTCGCCGTGCTCGCGCTCGGCATGCAGAGCGCCGGCGCGCAAATACCGCCCGGCGCGAAGCAGCCCAGCGAGTTCCCGCGCGTGAAGCTGCGTGCCGGCATGTACGTGATCGATGCGGCCGTCGCCGCGAACGACGCCGACCGCGAACAGGGGCTGATGTACCGCTCGCAGCTCGCGCCGAACGAAGGGATGCTGTTCGTGTTCAACGAGAACGCCGTGCACTGCTTCTGGATGAAGAACACGCTGATCCCGCTGTCGATCGCCTTCATCCGCGCCGACGGCACGATCACCGACATCGACGAGATGCAGGCCGAGACGACCGACAACCACTGCCCGCGCAACAACGGCGTCTATGCGCTCGAAATGAGCAAGGGCTGGTTCGCCACGAAGGGCATCAAGCCCGGCATGAAGCTCGAAGGGCTGCCGAAGCCGCAGTAA